The following are encoded in a window of uncultured Ilyobacter sp. genomic DNA:
- a CDS encoding DUF3870 domain-containing protein: MGKSVLVTGYSKVPAKTSAADIYTVMGVCMEVDVETGNILEADCTLVTDLSKQFVIKLLKGEKLTDISNLEEKFRSNYQGSAKKALVTGMKICHDRYLKALENRKIL, encoded by the coding sequence GTGGGGAAAAGTGTGTTGGTCACAGGGTACTCAAAAGTACCGGCAAAAACATCGGCAGCAGATATATACACCGTTATGGGGGTATGTATGGAAGTTGATGTGGAGACTGGAAATATTTTAGAGGCAGACTGTACCTTGGTGACAGATTTGTCAAAACAATTTGTTATAAAACTTCTGAAGGGGGAGAAATTAACGGATATTTCTAACCTAGAGGAAAAATTTAGGAGTAATTATCAGGGATCTGCAAAGAAGGCTCTCGTAACAGGGATGAAGATATGTCATGATAGATACCTCAAGGCTTTAGAGAACAGAAAGATTCTATAA